One part of the Quercus lobata isolate SW786 chromosome 7, ValleyOak3.0 Primary Assembly, whole genome shotgun sequence genome encodes these proteins:
- the LOC115953417 gene encoding uncharacterized protein LOC115953417 isoform X2: MCDCLLPSVPLAISLTKHRFNFILTKPKPKPTWAPQSRPVPFIHTRNSTRVWNSRVPLNPSGAQGELAFKEENEFELKEKEGNGIGTKRDETASSGLDFGESKRDKRSEERLEERDLVEVGGTEERVGLRKRKQVVRRSSFLAKQVISIRSALCLGFVSQLWVDTTYWVVLFVEVRPNLLSGESERFLLEDVSQVGDVVLIQDESVMENEFKMVGLETLVGYKVVTPARRNIGKVRGYSFNINSGAIESLELDSFGISIIPSSLVSTYALFVEDVLDVIPDAVVVHEAAASRIQRLTKGFLGTQNVGTSVDELGEYPDFERPARSEYGQSVRRSYGSQRFQPRNRETEDDWELPKDYL; encoded by the exons ATGTGTGACTGTCTTCTTCCCTCAGTCCCTCTAGCCATCTCTCTCACCAAACATCGCTTTAATTTCATTCTAACCAAACCCAAGCCCAAACCCACTTGGGCACCACAAAGCAGACCAGTTCCATTCATTCACACCCGTAACTCCACTCGTGTTTGGAATTCCAGAGTTCCTCTCAACCCAAGTGGAGCTCAAGGCGAATTAGCGTTTAAGGAAGAGAATGAGTTCGAgctcaaagagaaagagggaaacGGAATTGGTACAAAGCGTGATGAAACGGCATCGTCTGGTTTAGATTTTGGTGAATCGAAGAGAGATAAGAGGAGCGAAGAAAGGTTGGAAGAGAGGGATTTGGTTGAAGTTGGAGGGACTGAAGAAAGAGTGGGATTGAGGAAAAGGAAACAAGTGGTGCGGAGGTCGAGTTTTCTGGCGAAGCAAGTGATTAGCATTCGAAGTGCTCTTTGCTTGGGCTTTGTCTCTCAGCTTTGGGTGGACACCACATAT TGGGTGGTTTTGTTTGTAGAAGTGAGGCCAAACTTGCTTTCAGGGGAATCAGAAAGGTTTCTTCTTGAGGATGTCAGCCAg GTTGGTGATGTTGTTCTCATCCAGGATGAGAGTGTTATGGAGAATGAGTTTAAAATGGTTGGACTGGAAACCTTG GTAGGATACAAAGTCGTAACACCAGCTCGTCGGAATATCGGGAAG GTGCGGGGGTATAGTTTTAACATTAATTCAGGGGCCATTGAATCACTGGAGCTTGACTCTTTCGGAATCTCCATTATTCCATCAAGTTTG GTTAGCACCTATGCTCTCTTTGTGGAGGATGTGCTGGACGTTATACCTGACGCAGTTGTTGTGCATGAAGCTGCGGCCTCACGCATACAGAGACTAACAAAG GGTTTTTTGGGCACCCAAAATGTGGGGACTTCAGTAGATGAGCTTGGAGAATATCCAGACTTTGAAAGACCTGCTAGGTCTGAATATGGTCAGAGTGTAAGAAGAAGTTACGGTAGCCAGAGATTCCAACCAAGGAATAGGGAAACCGAGGATGATTGGGAGCTTCCGAAGGATTACTTGTGA
- the LOC115953417 gene encoding uncharacterized protein LOC115953417 isoform X1 encodes MCDCLLPSVPLAISLTKHRFNFILTKPKPKPTWAPQSRPVPFIHTRNSTRVWNSRVPLNPSGAQGELAFKEENEFELKEKEGNGIGTKRDETASSGLDFGESKRDKRSEERLEERDLVEVGGTEERVGLRKRKQVVRRSSFLAKQVISIRSALCLGFVSQLWVDTTYWVVLFVEVRPNLLSGESERFLLEDVSQVSFSCYMEEHADLERMMMNICGLLLDLHFVKDLVLSSVGDVVLIQDESVMENEFKMVGLETLVGYKVVTPARRNIGKVRGYSFNINSGAIESLELDSFGISIIPSSLVSTYALFVEDVLDVIPDAVVVHEAAASRIQRLTKGFLGTQNVGTSVDELGEYPDFERPARSEYGQSVRRSYGSQRFQPRNRETEDDWELPKDYL; translated from the exons ATGTGTGACTGTCTTCTTCCCTCAGTCCCTCTAGCCATCTCTCTCACCAAACATCGCTTTAATTTCATTCTAACCAAACCCAAGCCCAAACCCACTTGGGCACCACAAAGCAGACCAGTTCCATTCATTCACACCCGTAACTCCACTCGTGTTTGGAATTCCAGAGTTCCTCTCAACCCAAGTGGAGCTCAAGGCGAATTAGCGTTTAAGGAAGAGAATGAGTTCGAgctcaaagagaaagagggaaacGGAATTGGTACAAAGCGTGATGAAACGGCATCGTCTGGTTTAGATTTTGGTGAATCGAAGAGAGATAAGAGGAGCGAAGAAAGGTTGGAAGAGAGGGATTTGGTTGAAGTTGGAGGGACTGAAGAAAGAGTGGGATTGAGGAAAAGGAAACAAGTGGTGCGGAGGTCGAGTTTTCTGGCGAAGCAAGTGATTAGCATTCGAAGTGCTCTTTGCTTGGGCTTTGTCTCTCAGCTTTGGGTGGACACCACATAT TGGGTGGTTTTGTTTGTAGAAGTGAGGCCAAACTTGCTTTCAGGGGAATCAGAAAGGTTTCTTCTTGAGGATGTCAGCCAg GTGTCATTTTCTTGTTATATGGAAGAACATGCTGATTTGGAGAGGATGATGATGAACATATGTGGATTGCTTTTGGACCTTCATTTTGTTAAAGATCTTGTCCTGTCCTCG GTTGGTGATGTTGTTCTCATCCAGGATGAGAGTGTTATGGAGAATGAGTTTAAAATGGTTGGACTGGAAACCTTG GTAGGATACAAAGTCGTAACACCAGCTCGTCGGAATATCGGGAAG GTGCGGGGGTATAGTTTTAACATTAATTCAGGGGCCATTGAATCACTGGAGCTTGACTCTTTCGGAATCTCCATTATTCCATCAAGTTTG GTTAGCACCTATGCTCTCTTTGTGGAGGATGTGCTGGACGTTATACCTGACGCAGTTGTTGTGCATGAAGCTGCGGCCTCACGCATACAGAGACTAACAAAG GGTTTTTTGGGCACCCAAAATGTGGGGACTTCAGTAGATGAGCTTGGAGAATATCCAGACTTTGAAAGACCTGCTAGGTCTGAATATGGTCAGAGTGTAAGAAGAAGTTACGGTAGCCAGAGATTCCAACCAAGGAATAGGGAAACCGAGGATGATTGGGAGCTTCCGAAGGATTACTTGTGA
- the LOC115953418 gene encoding uncharacterized protein LOC115953418 encodes MPTPRCPVAGDHKLRPKSGRTPLQQLNSPANHVTDSSSHTKPAKQTQIEICIADQSNKENILHRPTQIESLDASLAEELSAIRKKMERLKSDGERTEKMLRERDLLLEMKMREVEERGEIQKSLEIELDRLYRLKQLQSQSVRVSTIRSLREKEQVKKSSERQSPPNSEMTVEDREESEFGDESIIQSPGSASSAIIIEK; translated from the exons ATGCCAACGCCTCGGTGCCCAGTCGCCGGAGACCATAAACTCCGGCCAAAGTCGGGCAGAACACCTCTCCAGCAGCTGAACTCTCCGGCGAACCATGTCACCGACTCCTCTTCACACACCAAGCCAGCAAAGCAAACTCAGATCGAGATCTGCATCGCCGACCAGTCAAACAAAGAGAACATCCTCCACCGTCCGACTCAGATCGAATCTCTGGACGCGTCGCTCGCGGAGGAGCTGAGCGCGATCAGGAAGAAGATGGAGAGGCTGAAGTCGGACGGAGAGAGAACGGAGAAGATGCTGAGAGAGAGGGACTTGTTGTTGGAGATGAAGATGAGGGAGGtcgaagagagaggagagattCAGAAGAGCCTCGAAATCGAGCTCGATAGATTGTACAGATTGAAGCAACTCCAATCTCAATCTGTG AGAGTTTCTACGATTCGATCTCTAAGAGAGAAGGAACAAGTAAAGAAGAGTAGTGAAAGGCAATCACCTCCAAATTCG GAAATGACTGTGGAGGATAGAGAGGAATCAGAATTTGGTGATGAAAGCATAATACAGAGTCCAGGTTCAGCTTCGTCAGCAATTATAATAGAGAAATGA